In the genome of Podospora pseudocomata strain CBS 415.72m chromosome 2 map unlocalized CBS415.72m_2.2, whole genome shotgun sequence, one region contains:
- a CDS encoding uncharacterized protein (EggNog:ENOG503Q4MW; COG:S): MGFFSRIKKNKSLDGGGGGAAHYDPRFSNDQTTTPRSNSYDPRDYQLSGSGFRAMVTGNSPRLIAQLPEGVLRRIFGLVCPHARDESYETFEGSAMMIVGGEEERCMLCDMRDLAHCVGVCRRWRGEGVKVLYHSIRLDPVHYCPLEPILSDRRKRRSFFDRNGSPEDPCLMRLKLLCRTLREDPVRRGALVRYLKMPYMLREAAQADLARTIAVTPGLRYVDLPEGLFTDEPGFVTLRLEVQARCLELRKMSYMRGSENSLQALATGRVWTRLEVLELNRIGMDGGMLRLVLGGLGGLKALKMSEMDVGDEVFSSGWEEQLPPFPGTIEELVLTDCKNITGDGLRSWLSTSPESRERLRVLTLNNTGVRVWGLHSIISLARGLKHLSIVERVTVAMPSSPDLQPLRSTTLETLRYEITSATPTKKYGSPPHNSSSITSSYYTYLATSLLSGGLPQLRSAYVRDTTFPDLLLGLPPLPLPSFSSSPARPGSSSSITPFSSSPSRPANFGGLPPLQPGSSLPNSNPFSPGHRPQGSLSSLSPFGQNQQQTNRFSSNNPFASLTTAHNAFLNLPAKLEVFTKSEEDDALNWNFVRIGGGGGGGGRQNKGERPLSSYGLGADILGDAGGWSSGAGARRSVLVGGRGEGGGFLAVPTDVPRGRQEEEQQQEEWPRPRTRDGEGRRDRLDLWR; encoded by the exons atgggcttcttctcgcGCATAAAAAAGAACAAGTCgcttgatggtggtggtggtggggcggCGCATTACGATCCTAGGTTCAGCAATGACCAaacgacaacaccacgaTCCAACAGTTATGACCCGAGAGACTACCAACTATCCGGCTCTGGGTTCAGGGCCATGGTGACGGGCAATTCACCTAGATTGATTGCCCAACTGCCCGAGGGGGTGCTACGGCGTATCTTCGGACTGGTGTGCCCCCATGCCAGGGACGAGAGCTACGAGACGTTTGAGGGGAGCGCAATGATGAttgttgggggggaagaggagaggtgcATGCTTTGTGACATGAGGGATTTGGCGCATTGCGTTGGGGTGTGtagacggtggaggggggagggggtcaagGTTTT GTATCATAGTATACGACTCGATCCGGTGCATTACTGCCCTCTGGAACCGATACTTTCTGATCGAAGAAAACGCCGCTCGTTTTTTGACAGGAATGGCTCGCCGGAGGATCCGTGTTTGATGAGGCTGAAGCTGCTGTGTCGGACGTTGAGGGAGGACCCGGTTAGGAGGGGGGCGTTGGTGAGATATCTCAAGATGCCGTACATGCTTAGGGAAGCGGCGCAGGCGGATTTGGCGAGGACGATTGCGGTTACGCCGGGGTTGAGATATGTTGATTTACCAGAGGGCTTGTTTACCGACGAGCCGGGGTTTGTGACGTTGCGGCTGGAGGTCCAGGCGAGGTGtttggagttgaggaagatgagctACATGCGCGGGAGCGAGAACTCTTTGCAGGCGCTAGcgacggggagggtgtggacgaggctggaggtgttggagctgAATAGGATAGGGATGGACggggggatgttgaggttggtgttgggtgggttgggggggttgaaggcgCTGAAGATGTCGGAGATGGATGTCGGGGATGAGGTTTTTTCGAGTGGGTGGGAGGAGCAGCTGCCTCCTTTTCCGGGGACGATCGAGGAGTTGGTTTTGACCGACTGCAAGAATATCACTGGGGATGGCCTGAGGTCGTGGCTATCCACCTCCCCTGAATCACGAGAGCGGCTCCGGGTGCTGACCCTTAACAACACTGGTGTCCGCGTTTGGGGGCTACACTCGATCATATCCCTCGCTCGCGGATTGAAACACCTCTCCATCGTCGAAAGGGTCACCGTCGCCatgccttcctctccagacctccaacccctcaggagcaccaccctcgaaaCCCTCCGCTACGAAATCACCTCCGCGACCCCAACCAAGAAATACGGCTCCCCACCACACAACTCCTCAAGCATTACCTCATCCTACTACACCTATCtggccacctccctcctatCAGGCGGCCTGCCACAACTCCGCTCCGCCTATGTTAGGGACACCACCTtccccgacctcctcctcggcctaCCGCCTCTCCCTTTACCCTCCTTTAGTTCCTCTCCCGCCCGACCaggcagctcctcctccataaCACCCTTTtcgtcatccccatcaaGACCCGCCAATTTCGGTGGTCTCCCCCCCTTACAACCCGGCTCCTCACtacccaactccaaccccttctcccccggcCACCGCCCCCAAGGCAGCCTGTCCAGCCTCTCCCCCTTTGGTcagaaccaacaacaaaccaatcgcttcagcagcaacaaccccttcgccagcctcaccaccgcccacaacgccttcctcaacctccccgcaAAGCTGGAAGTTTTTACAAAATCCGAAGAGGACGACGCGCTAAACTGGAATTTTGTCcgcatcggcggcggcggtggcggcggtgggagaCAAAACAAGGGGGAGAGACCACTAAGCAGTTACGGCTTGGGTGCTGATATCTTGGGTGACGCAGGCGGTTGGAGCTCTGGTGCCGGGGCAAGGAGGAGCGTGCttgttggtgggaggggggagggaggcgggttTTTGGCTGTTCCCACTGATGTGCCGAGGGGGAGacaagaggaggaacagcaacaagaagagTGGCCTAGGCCGAGGACGcgggacggggaggggaggagggataggTTGGATTTGTGGAGGTGA
- the GSY1 gene encoding glycogen synthase isoform 1 (COG:H; CAZy:GT3; EggNog:ENOG503NU8X), whose product MADDGREPREVRNHLLFEIATEVAHRVGGIYSVIKSKAPVTTAEYGDRYTLIGPLNHQSAAVEVEAIEPTNPELAATIQSMRDRGIGILYGRWLIEGAPRVLLFDTKTAYHYLNEWKTDLWNVASIPSPDNDEETNEAVVFGYLVAWFLGEFVCHEKKKAVIAHFHEWLAGVALPLCKRRRIDVTTIFTTHATLLGRYLCAGSVDFYNNLQYFDVDAEAGKRGIYHRYCIERASAHSCDVFTTVSHITAYESEHLLKRKPDGVLPNGLNVTKFSAMHEFQNLHQQSKEKIHDFVRGHFYGHYDFDPENTLYFFTAGRYEFRNKGVDMFIESLARLNHRLKSSGSKTTVVAFIIMPAQTTSLTVEALKGQAVIKSLRDTVDTIERNIGRRIFERSLKWHDGEPMPDDKEILTSQDRVLLRRRLFAMKRHGLPPIVTHNMVNDSEDPILNQIRRVQLFNHPSDRVKIIFHPEFLNSANPVLPLDYDDFVRGTHLGVFASYYEPWGYTPAECTVMGVPSITTNLSGFGCYMEELIENSSDYGIYIVDRRNKGVDDSVNQLTSSMFDFTQKSRRQRINQRNRTERLSDLLDWKRMGMEYVKARQLALRRAYPTSFNGDEEEDYIPGPEQKISRPFSVPGSPRDRTGMMTPGDFASLQEGREGLSTEDYVAWKLPEEEDPDEYPFPLTLRTKQPSGAATPPHVNGN is encoded by the exons ATGGCAGACGACGGACGCGAACCTCGCGAGGTCAGgaaccacctcctcttcgagATTGCGACAGAAGTGGCGCATCGTG TTGGTGGTATCTACTCTGTGATCAAGTCCAAGGCTCCAGTAACAACTGCTGAATATGGCGACCGTTACACGCTCATCGGACCCCTTAATCACCAGTCT GCGgccgtcgaggtcgaggcgaTCgaacccaccaaccccgagcTTGCTGCGACGATTCAGTCCATGAGGGATCGTGGCATTGGTATTCTGTATGGTCGCTGGCTGATCGAGGGTGCGCCAAGAGTCCTTCTCTTTGACACGAAAACCGCATATCATTATCTGAACGAGTGGAAGACGGATCTGTGGAACGTGGCCTCTATCCCCTCCCCTGATAATGACGAGGAAACAAACGAGGCTGTTGTGTTTGGTTACCTTGTCGCATGGTTCCTTGGAGAG TTTGTGTGCcacgaaaagaagaaggctgtcATTGCCCACTTCCACGAGTGGCTCGCCGGTGTCGCCCTTCCTCTGTGCAAGAGGCGCCGTATTGATGttaccaccatcttcaccacccacGCTACGCTTCTCGGTCGGTACCTCTGCGCCGGCTCGGTCGATTTCTACAACAACCTGCAATACTTTGACGTCGACGCCGAGGCTGGCAAGCGCGGTATCTACCATCGGTACTGCATCGAGCGGGCGTCGGCTCACTCCTGTGATGtcttcaccaccgtctcGCACATTACCGCGTACGAGAGCGAGCATCTCTTGAAGCGCAAGCCCGACGGAGTGCTGCCCAATGGTCTCAACGTCACCAAGTTCTCCGCCATGCACGAGTTCCAGAACCTTCACCAACAGTCCAAGGAGAAGATCCACGACTTTGTCCGCGGTCACTTCTATGGTCACTACGATTTCGATCCTGAAAACACTCTCTACTTCTTCACGGCTGGTCGCTACGAGTTCCGGAATAAGGGTGTAGACATGTTCATCGAGTCCCTCGCTCGTCTGAACCACCGCCTCAAGAGCTCTGGCAGCAAGACCACCGTCGTTGCCTTTATCATCATGCCCGCCCAGACCACCTCGCTGACTGTGGAGGCCCTCAAGGGCCAGGCCGTTATCAAGTCGCTCAGAGACACCGTGGACACGATTGAGCGCAACATTGGCAGACGCATTTTTGAACGCTCCCTCAAGTGGCACGACGGAGAGCCGATGCCTGATGACAAGGAGATCCTCACCAGCCAGGACCGTGTCTTGCTTCGTCGCCGTCTCTTTGCCATGAAGAGGCACGGACTTCCCCCTATTGTCACGCACAACATGGTCAACGACAGCGAGGATCCTATTCTGAACCAGATCCGTCGGGTACagctcttcaaccacccatcGGACCGCGTCAAGATCATCTTCCACCCAGAATTCCTGAACTCTGCGAACCCGGTGCTCCCGCTTGACTACGACGACTTTGTGCGTGGCACACACTTGGGTGTCTTTGCGTCGTACTACGAGCCATGGGGCTACACGCCAGCCGAATGCACCGTGATGGGTGTGCCCAGCATCACAACCAACCTTTCCGGTTTTGGCTGCTAcatggaggagttgattgaGAACTCGAGCGATTATGGTATCTACATCGTCGACCGCCGTAACAAGGGTGTGGACGACTCGGTCAACCAGCTTACCTCGAGCATGTTTGACTTTACACAAAAGAGCCGTCGCCAGCGCATCAACCAGCGCAACCGGACGGAGCGTCTGAGCGACCTCCTTGACTGGAAGCGTATGGGCATGGAATATGTCAAGGCTCGCCAGCTCGCCCTCAGACGGGCCTACCCAACCTCGTTCaatggtgacgaggaggaggactaCATTCCTGGCCCCGAGCAAAAGATCTCGCGGCCATTCTCGGTGCCTGGCTCGCCCAGGGACAGGACCGGCATGATGACTCCTGGCGACTTTGCCAGTCTCCAGGAGGGTCGGGAGGGACTCAGCACTGAGGACTACGTCGCGTGGAAGCTTCC tgaggaagaggacccCGATGAGTACCCGTTCCCTCTCACCCTTCGAACCAAGCAACCCAGCGGAGCGGCGACGCCCCCTCACGTCAACGGCAACTAA